A portion of the Streptomyces erythrochromogenes genome contains these proteins:
- a CDS encoding alpha/beta hydrolase, whose translation MTSVSPAARRALAVGLTLAACLMSSPVLATAAEVPAQDRGGTGLDRYYRQHLAWGSCIKGPDDTAGRDLDQAGVQCADVTVPLDYADPRGRTLTVAVSRLKATDARHRIGTILLNNGGPGGPALQSPPQARASMKDVGARYDVVGFDPRFIGRSTALDCGLPVGMTWLSAGIDRAGFDRQVALQKSLADKCRAADAAVLPHITTRNTARDMDVIRGTLGERKISFLGYSYGTYLGTVYTQMFPGRHDRMVLDGAINPSDYRPRLLKGTERENEKALSDWAAWAAEHHDAYGLGRSRAEVLAAVDRIVAAAARGPLTIGAGGDAFQIDDSQVPLLLFSGIADDTPPARASFGELLSVLANAAEGRPTTVPPMLVPELRYVLRGEGEPTGAQSAVICGDVAAERDPELYWRDIERNRTAHPLFGALTNNINPCAFWDSPREEPTRVRRDVPALIVAATGDPRTTYKGSVELRKQLPSSRLVTLEGANRHALYGRYGNACVDDQVNRYLATGKLPARDRTCVKQAG comes from the coding sequence GTGACCAGTGTCAGCCCCGCCGCACGCCGCGCCTTGGCCGTAGGTCTCACGCTCGCCGCCTGCCTCATGTCCTCCCCCGTCCTGGCCACGGCCGCCGAGGTCCCCGCCCAGGACAGGGGCGGGACCGGACTGGACCGCTACTACCGCCAGCACCTCGCCTGGGGCAGCTGCATCAAGGGCCCCGACGACACCGCGGGCCGCGATCTGGACCAGGCAGGCGTGCAGTGCGCGGACGTGACCGTGCCCCTGGACTATGCCGACCCCCGGGGGCGCACGCTCACCGTGGCGGTCTCCCGGCTCAAGGCCACCGACGCCCGCCACCGCATCGGCACGATCCTCCTCAACAACGGCGGTCCGGGTGGTCCCGCGCTCCAATCCCCGCCGCAGGCCCGTGCGTCGATGAAGGACGTCGGCGCGCGCTACGACGTCGTCGGCTTCGACCCGCGCTTCATCGGGCGCAGCACCGCGCTGGACTGCGGCTTGCCGGTCGGCATGACCTGGCTGTCCGCCGGCATCGACCGGGCGGGCTTCGACCGCCAGGTCGCCCTGCAGAAGAGCCTGGCCGACAAGTGCCGGGCCGCCGACGCCGCGGTGCTCCCACACATCACCACCCGCAACACTGCCCGCGACATGGACGTCATCCGCGGCACGCTCGGCGAGCGGAAGATCTCCTTCCTGGGCTACTCGTACGGCACCTATCTGGGCACGGTCTACACGCAGATGTTCCCCGGCCGCCACGACCGGATGGTGCTGGACGGGGCGATCAACCCGAGCGACTACCGCCCCCGGCTGCTGAAGGGCACCGAGCGCGAGAACGAGAAGGCGCTGTCCGACTGGGCCGCCTGGGCCGCGGAGCACCACGACGCCTATGGCCTCGGCCGCAGCCGCGCCGAGGTGCTCGCCGCGGTCGACCGCATCGTCGCGGCGGCCGCGCGCGGTCCGCTGACCATCGGCGCCGGCGGCGATGCCTTCCAAATCGACGACAGCCAGGTGCCGCTCCTCCTCTTCTCGGGCATCGCGGACGACACCCCCCCGGCGCGGGCGTCGTTCGGCGAGTTGCTTTCCGTACTTGCCAACGCCGCGGAGGGCCGGCCGACGACGGTGCCACCGATGCTCGTCCCGGAGCTCCGGTACGTGCTGCGCGGTGAGGGCGAGCCCACCGGAGCGCAGTCCGCCGTCATCTGCGGTGACGTGGCCGCCGAGCGCGATCCCGAGCTCTACTGGCGGGACATCGAGCGCAACCGCACCGCGCACCCGCTGTTCGGCGCTCTGACCAACAACATCAACCCGTGCGCCTTCTGGGACTCGCCGCGCGAAGAGCCTACTCGGGTGCGGCGCGATGTCCCTGCACTGATCGTCGCCGCCACCGGTGACCCGCGTACGACCTACAAGGGAAGCGTCGAGCTGCGCAAGCAGCTGCCGAGCTCCAGGCTGGTCACCCTCGAGGGCGCCAACCGGCACGCCCTCTACGGGCGCTACGGCAACGCGTGCGTGGACGACCAGGTCAACAGGTATCTGGCCACCGGCAAGCTACCGGCAAGGGACCGGACCTGCGTCAAGCAGGCGGGGTAG
- a CDS encoding ATP-binding protein, whose product MTDLLTVVSELVADAIRHAGGVTGFDIHRRAGQLVIEVSDQCL is encoded by the coding sequence GTGACGGACCTGCTGACGGTCGTGAGCGAACTCGTCGCCGACGCGATCCGGCACGCGGGCGGCGTGACCGGCTTTGACATCCACCGCCGGGCCGGCCAGCTCGTCATCGAGGTCTCCGACCAGTGCCTATGA
- a CDS encoding MMPL family transporter, with amino-acid sequence MRSSSRWFRWLVPVVLLLSWLGVGATLGPYAGKLGEVATNDQAAFLPRSAESTRVLEERKAFERSESVPAIIVWQAPDSDSVTDAQQQDASHAVASLAGEAGVAGQPSPALRSSDGQALQAVVPLAPDLGDELPAALAEVRAAADSVPGLSAQIAGPAATQADLAGAFSGIDGLLLGVALGAVLLILLLVYRSLLLPLVIIISAVFALGLACAVVYALADRGLVRVDGQVQGILSILVIGAATDYALLLAARFREELAARGDRTAAALAAVQRSAGAITASAATVALGLLALLASDLTNNRALGPVGAIGIVCSVLATLTFLPAVLVLLGRTAFWPATPKPGDATEEGHRVWHRIAAVIDRSPRRVWASTTLIMLVLAAFSPALSSGGVPLDEIFVKDAPSVAAQKALSRHFPGGSGQPAVIIADAAGAADVQALASATDGVASVAPVTVSGRPGEGEPLTVDGRIRIDATLETAADSDTAKQTIAELRTRLHAVPEADAIVGGHTAQQYDTEQTAARDRTVIVPVVLGIILLILVLLLRSLLVPVLLVATVALNFLATLGVSALVFEHMLGFSGMDASVPLYGFVFLVALGVDYNIFLMSRVREESLVHGVREGVLRGLTTTGGVITSAGVVLAATFAALMVIPLAFLVQIAFIVAFGVLLDTLVVRSLLVPALVIDIGPRTWWPGILARGSRTAPVGARTTHDAKPEPRPKALDRND; translated from the coding sequence ATGAGGAGTTCATCGCGGTGGTTCCGGTGGCTGGTCCCGGTGGTCCTACTGCTGTCCTGGCTGGGGGTCGGCGCCACCCTCGGCCCCTACGCCGGAAAGCTCGGCGAGGTCGCCACCAACGACCAAGCTGCCTTCCTGCCCCGGAGCGCGGAATCCACCAGAGTGCTGGAGGAACGCAAGGCCTTCGAACGATCCGAGTCGGTGCCCGCGATCATCGTCTGGCAGGCGCCCGACAGCGACAGCGTCACCGATGCCCAGCAGCAGGACGCCTCCCATGCCGTCGCCTCCCTGGCCGGGGAGGCCGGGGTGGCCGGACAACCGTCACCCGCCCTGCGCTCGAGCGACGGCCAGGCCCTGCAGGCGGTCGTGCCGCTCGCCCCGGACCTGGGCGACGAACTGCCCGCCGCCCTGGCCGAGGTACGCGCGGCAGCAGACTCCGTACCCGGCCTGAGCGCCCAGATCGCCGGACCGGCGGCCACGCAGGCCGACCTCGCGGGCGCCTTCTCCGGCATCGACGGCCTTCTGCTCGGCGTCGCGCTCGGGGCCGTGCTCCTGATCCTGCTGCTCGTCTACCGCAGCCTGCTGCTCCCACTCGTGATCATCATCAGCGCGGTGTTCGCCCTCGGCCTGGCCTGCGCCGTCGTCTACGCGCTGGCCGACCGCGGCCTCGTGCGGGTCGACGGCCAGGTACAGGGGATCCTGTCCATCCTGGTCATCGGCGCGGCGACCGACTACGCGCTGCTGCTGGCCGCACGGTTCCGGGAGGAACTCGCCGCGCGGGGCGACCGTACGGCCGCCGCGCTGGCCGCCGTACAGCGCTCGGCAGGCGCGATCACCGCCAGCGCCGCCACCGTGGCCCTGGGCCTGCTCGCCCTGCTGGCCAGCGACCTGACCAACAACCGGGCCCTGGGCCCGGTCGGTGCCATCGGCATCGTTTGCTCCGTCCTGGCCACCCTCACCTTCCTGCCTGCCGTCCTGGTCCTGCTCGGCCGGACCGCATTCTGGCCCGCCACGCCCAAGCCCGGCGACGCCACCGAGGAGGGACACAGGGTGTGGCACCGCATCGCGGCCGTCATCGACCGGTCGCCCCGCCGGGTCTGGGCATCGACGACCCTGATCATGCTCGTCCTGGCCGCGTTCTCCCCGGCCCTGTCCTCGGGCGGCGTCCCCCTGGACGAGATCTTCGTCAAGGACGCCCCCTCTGTCGCCGCACAGAAGGCGCTCAGCCGGCACTTCCCCGGCGGATCCGGCCAGCCGGCCGTGATCATCGCCGACGCAGCCGGCGCCGCCGACGTGCAGGCTCTCGCAAGCGCCACCGACGGTGTCGCGTCGGTGGCACCCGTGACGGTCTCCGGACGGCCCGGCGAAGGCGAACCCCTCACTGTCGACGGCCGCATCCGCATCGACGCCACCCTCGAGACGGCCGCCGACAGTGACACCGCCAAGCAGACCATCGCCGAACTGCGCACCCGCCTGCACGCCGTGCCGGAGGCGGACGCCATCGTCGGCGGCCACACAGCCCAGCAGTACGACACCGAACAGACCGCGGCCCGGGACCGCACCGTCATCGTCCCGGTCGTCCTCGGCATCATCCTGCTCATCCTCGTCCTGCTCCTGCGCTCCCTCCTGGTCCCGGTCCTGCTCGTCGCGACCGTCGCCCTGAACTTCCTGGCCACCTTGGGCGTATCCGCCCTCGTCTTCGAGCACATGCTCGGGTTCAGCGGCATGGACGCTTCCGTCCCGCTCTACGGCTTCGTCTTCCTCGTGGCGCTCGGTGTCGACTACAACATCTTCCTCATGTCCCGTGTCCGGGAGGAGTCCCTCGTCCACGGCGTACGCGAGGGCGTTCTGCGCGGCCTGACCACGACAGGCGGCGTCATCACCTCGGCCGGCGTGGTGCTCGCCGCGACCTTCGCCGCGCTCATGGTCATCCCGCTGGCGTTCCTCGTCCAGATCGCCTTCATCGTCGCCTTCGGCGTCCTCCTCGACACCCTCGTCGTGCGGTCCCTGCTGGTTCCGGCCCTCGTGATCGACATCGGCCCGCGCACCTGGTGGCCCGGCATCCTTGCCCGTGGATCACGCACCGCACCGGTCGGCGCACGGACAACTCACGACGCGAAGCCCGAGCCCCGCCCGAAAGCCCTCGACAGAAACGACTGA
- a CDS encoding winged helix-turn-helix transcriptional regulator, with the protein MTTDAFLADCRARLAFDLLSNTWNAVLIWVLREGPKRPGELRELIGGISPKVLTETLRRLEFNGLVTRNAYGEMPPRVEYELTAVGKTLLGPIDALGAWAFEHGDEVMAARERMSG; encoded by the coding sequence GTGACGACCGACGCCTTCCTCGCTGATTGCCGCGCCCGCCTCGCCTTCGACCTCCTCTCCAACACCTGGAACGCCGTGCTGATCTGGGTCCTGCGGGAGGGGCCCAAGCGCCCCGGCGAACTACGCGAGCTGATCGGCGGCATCAGTCCCAAGGTCCTGACCGAGACGTTGCGGCGGCTGGAGTTCAACGGGCTGGTGACACGGAACGCCTATGGCGAAATGCCACCTCGTGTCGAGTACGAACTCACTGCTGTGGGGAAGACGTTGCTCGGCCCCATCGACGCACTTGGCGCGTGGGCCTTCGAGCACGGCGATGAGGTCATGGCCGCCCGGGAACGAATGAGCGGGTGA
- a CDS encoding excalibur calcium-binding domain-containing protein, producing MVGTGREHPRAPAGAAGAVPLERGGNGYRDALDRDGDGVACDPYFGR from the coding sequence GTGGTAGGCACCGGTCGTGAACACCCCCGAGCACCAGCCGGCGCAGCCGGCGCTGTACCGCTCGAGAGAGGGGGCAACGGGTACCGTGACGCCCTCGACCGGGATGGTGACGGCGTCGCCTGCGATCCCTACTTCGGGCGCTGA
- a CDS encoding ATP-binding protein, which yields MDTMSVNVATVRSATSVAGARESARAFLDRLVHPIATEAANTVVLVVSELVTNALRHGGGTCTLDLTAHPDSIEVTVHDRSLRAPRMRTPDLNGGTGGFGWPLVNRLARATAVTRRAAGGKTVSALLAQ from the coding sequence ATGGACACGATGAGCGTCAACGTCGCAACCGTCCGCTCAGCCACATCCGTCGCCGGCGCACGCGAGAGCGCTCGGGCTTTCCTCGACCGCCTCGTACACCCGATCGCGACCGAGGCGGCCAACACCGTGGTACTGGTCGTCTCGGAGCTCGTCACCAACGCCCTGCGCCACGGAGGCGGCACCTGCACCCTGGACCTGACCGCGCACCCGGACAGCATCGAGGTGACCGTCCACGACCGCAGTCTGCGGGCCCCGCGTATGCGCACCCCCGACCTGAACGGCGGCACCGGAGGATTCGGCTGGCCGCTGGTCAACCGCCTCGCCCGCGCCACCGCGGTCACCCGCCGCGCGGCCGGCGGCAAGACCGTCAGCGCCCTCCTCGCCCAGTAA
- a CDS encoding peptidase inhibitor family I36 protein has product MNRRTKFTLAVTTGLVGAALALAPAAQADDVSISGYDNCASGWICFYSERDGGGQKCQWSQNSTDTRSQCSWMRAGTNTRSVYNRTNSRFHYYHSVNYTNRIGSTTAGNRGNLAGTYTIGSLCAGSCPG; this is encoded by the coding sequence ATGAACCGTCGGACAAAGTTCACCCTGGCCGTAACGACCGGACTCGTCGGTGCAGCGCTTGCACTCGCGCCCGCGGCCCAGGCCGACGACGTCTCGATCAGCGGCTACGACAACTGCGCGTCCGGCTGGATCTGCTTCTACTCGGAGAGGGACGGGGGCGGACAGAAATGCCAGTGGTCCCAGAACTCCACCGACACCCGTTCCCAGTGTTCATGGATGCGAGCCGGCACGAACACCCGGTCCGTCTACAACCGAACCAATAGCAGGTTCCACTACTACCACAGCGTCAACTACACGAATCGGATCGGCAGCACCACCGCCGGCAACAGGGGAAATCTTGCGGGGACCTACACCATCGGCTCCCTCTGCGCCGGCTCCTGCCCGGGCTGA
- a CDS encoding STAS domain-containing protein produces MNPTLDLGSAVSPDRTILTVSGELDMDTAPHLTAAADALDLPGQTLVLDLSTVTFIDSSGLNALLALRHRVNVADGALELIGLCEQALHLLDLTGTRGLFTLRPES; encoded by the coding sequence ATGAACCCCACCCTTGACCTTGGCAGCGCCGTGAGTCCCGACCGGACGATCCTGACGGTGAGCGGTGAGCTCGACATGGACACCGCGCCGCACCTCACCGCGGCCGCCGACGCCCTCGACCTGCCCGGCCAGACCCTCGTCCTGGATCTGTCGACCGTCACGTTCATCGACTCCAGCGGCCTCAACGCCCTCCTCGCCCTGCGCCACCGCGTCAACGTCGCGGACGGTGCGCTGGAACTGATCGGCCTGTGCGAGCAGGCGCTGCACCTGTTGGACCTCACCGGCACCCGAGGCCTGTTCACCCTCCGCCCCGAGTCCTGA
- a CDS encoding ATP-binding protein, translated as MHCAQARETARHVLAEHHAPEALVADVLTVISELVSNAIRHGDGLTGFHITVRADHVVIEVSDRSTLQPHLRPGSPPPAP; from the coding sequence ATGCACTGCGCGCAGGCCCGGGAGACCGCCCGCCATGTCCTCGCCGAACACCACGCGCCTGAAGCCCTCGTCGCCGACGTGCTGACCGTGATCAGCGAACTCGTCTCCAACGCCATCCGCCACGGCGACGGGCTCACCGGCTTCCACATCACCGTCCGGGCCGACCATGTCGTCATCGAGGTCTCCGACCGCTCGACCCTGCAACCGCACCTGCGCCCCGGCAGCCCTCCCCCGGCACCCTGA
- a CDS encoding STAS domain-containing protein, with translation MTVTAEADGVGVVVCSGEFDLDTTGLLIGACEVQPVPASLLVVDVRQVEFADSSFLNALIRLRDTRPLTLRGPLPRQLRRMMEMTGALDLFDIRPTPDRAH, from the coding sequence GTGACAGTCACGGCCGAGGCCGACGGTGTGGGCGTGGTCGTCTGCTCCGGCGAATTCGACCTCGACACCACCGGACTGCTGATCGGGGCCTGCGAGGTCCAGCCGGTGCCGGCCAGCCTCCTCGTCGTCGATGTGCGGCAGGTGGAGTTCGCCGACTCCAGCTTCCTCAACGCCCTCATCCGCCTCCGCGACACCCGCCCCCTCACCCTCCGCGGCCCGCTCCCCCGCCAGCTGCGCCGGATGATGGAGATGACCGGCGCCCTGGACTTGTTCGACATCCGCCCCACCCCCGACCGTGCCCACTAG
- the istB gene encoding IS21-like element helper ATPase IstB, translating to MSDTMPMSEARRYQQLRGHLSYLKLNDAAEALPRVLDQARAERMTLTTALEKLLEIEVEATEARKLSSRLRFACLPEPWTLNDFDFAAQPGVDEKLIRDLATLRFLDNASNVLLVGPPGVGKTMLAVVLARSAVDAGHRVYFTTAAELAAKCHKAALEDRWSSIMRFFAGPRLLVIDELGYLPLPGDGASALFQVINQRYLKSSTILTTNVGIADWAGAFGDATVAAAMLDRLLHRAAVVGIDGPSYRLRSHQSHSDNLRKGVTGRAG from the coding sequence GTGAGTGACACCATGCCGATGAGCGAGGCCCGCCGCTACCAGCAGCTGCGAGGCCACCTCTCCTATCTGAAACTCAACGACGCCGCCGAAGCCCTTCCCCGCGTCCTGGACCAGGCCCGAGCCGAGCGGATGACCCTCACCACCGCCCTGGAGAAACTCCTCGAGATCGAAGTCGAGGCGACCGAGGCCCGCAAACTCTCCTCCCGACTGCGGTTCGCCTGCCTGCCAGAGCCATGGACCCTCAACGACTTCGACTTCGCCGCCCAGCCCGGCGTCGACGAGAAACTCATCCGCGACCTGGCAACCCTGAGGTTCCTCGACAACGCCTCCAACGTCCTGCTGGTCGGCCCGCCCGGCGTCGGCAAAACGATGCTGGCCGTCGTACTCGCCCGCTCCGCGGTCGATGCCGGCCACCGCGTCTACTTCACCACCGCCGCCGAACTCGCCGCCAAGTGCCACAAGGCCGCACTCGAAGACCGCTGGTCGAGCATCATGCGGTTCTTCGCCGGACCCCGCCTGCTCGTGATCGATGAACTGGGCTATCTCCCGCTGCCGGGCGACGGCGCTTCGGCCCTCTTCCAGGTGATCAACCAGAGGTATCTGAAGTCGAGCACGATCCTCACGACCAATGTCGGTATTGCAGATTGGGCAGGCGCCTTCGGCGACGCGACTGTCGCCGCGGCGATGCTAGACCGGCTCCTTCACCGAGCCGCCGTCGTCGGCATCGACGGACCGTCCTACCGTCTCCGCTCGCACCAGTCCCACTCCGACAACCTCCGCAAAGGGGTGACCGGACGTGCTGGTTGA
- the istA gene encoding IS21 family transposase, whose translation MVDITEIYVHWYAGRSKSELAASLGVDRKTIRKYLEPAEASGITPGGPPMREADWAKLIKSWFPELGDRRLRQITWPDIDQHRDYIKNLLGTVTVSTIHQRLRDEHKLDVSISSFRRWVHATLPDERTRSQVTVLRDDVEPGSEAQIDYGHLGQWTNPKTGKRHRIWAFVMVLPCLRHMFVRPVLYLHQHAWTEAHVAAFRYFGGVPRRLVPDNLRTGVDKPDLYDPKINKAYAELATHYGALVDPARAARPKDKPRVERPMPYIRDSFWRGREFTSIEHMQAEAVTWSQKVAGRRQCRPLQGAAPMAVFEAVEAETLLPLPPTPFVLARWSTAVVGPDIHVKVGRTLYSVPWKLIGRRVDVRSTATMVQVFLDGDLVKTHVALEQGKRTDRTDYPPEKIAFQMRTPIWCRTQASEVGDACRTVVDQLLEVNALYRLRAAQGILGLKKKYGDARLEAACARAITVGDPSYRTIKGILIAGTETDPEPESSGDAGAAAFLHGPKRLFASVAPAETADELHDDQVHGEAEGSI comes from the coding sequence GTGGTCGACATCACCGAGATCTACGTCCACTGGTACGCGGGCCGCTCGAAGAGCGAGCTGGCCGCGTCGCTGGGGGTGGACCGCAAGACGATCAGGAAGTACCTGGAGCCGGCGGAGGCATCCGGGATCACGCCCGGCGGGCCGCCGATGCGGGAGGCCGACTGGGCCAAGCTGATCAAGAGCTGGTTCCCCGAACTCGGCGACCGGCGACTGCGGCAGATCACCTGGCCCGACATCGACCAGCACCGCGACTACATCAAGAACCTGCTGGGGACGGTGACGGTCTCCACGATCCACCAGCGCCTGCGGGACGAGCACAAGCTGGACGTGTCGATCTCCTCGTTCCGCCGCTGGGTGCATGCCACGCTGCCCGACGAGAGGACAAGGTCGCAGGTCACGGTCTTGCGCGATGACGTCGAGCCTGGCTCGGAGGCTCAGATCGACTACGGCCACCTCGGCCAGTGGACCAATCCGAAGACCGGCAAGCGGCACCGGATCTGGGCCTTCGTGATGGTGCTGCCGTGCTTGCGGCACATGTTCGTCCGCCCAGTCCTCTACCTGCACCAGCACGCCTGGACCGAAGCCCACGTCGCCGCCTTCCGCTACTTCGGGGGCGTCCCGCGCCGGCTGGTGCCGGACAACCTACGGACCGGGGTCGACAAGCCCGATCTCTACGACCCGAAGATCAACAAGGCGTATGCCGAGCTCGCCACCCACTACGGGGCACTGGTGGATCCGGCCCGTGCTGCCCGGCCCAAGGACAAGCCGCGGGTCGAGCGGCCGATGCCCTATATCCGGGACTCGTTCTGGCGCGGGCGGGAGTTCACCTCGATCGAGCACATGCAGGCCGAGGCTGTGACCTGGAGCCAGAAGGTGGCGGGCCGGCGGCAGTGCAGGCCACTGCAGGGAGCCGCCCCGATGGCGGTGTTCGAGGCCGTCGAAGCCGAGACCTTGCTGCCTCTGCCGCCCACTCCGTTCGTGCTGGCTCGCTGGTCAACGGCAGTGGTCGGGCCGGACATCCACGTCAAGGTCGGCCGCACTCTCTACTCGGTTCCCTGGAAGCTGATCGGCCGCCGGGTCGACGTCCGCTCGACCGCCACGATGGTGCAGGTCTTCCTCGACGGCGACCTGGTCAAGACCCACGTGGCACTTGAGCAGGGCAAACGCACCGACAGGACCGACTACCCGCCGGAGAAGATCGCCTTCCAGATGCGCACGCCGATCTGGTGCCGGACCCAGGCATCCGAGGTCGGTGACGCCTGCCGGACCGTCGTCGACCAGCTGCTGGAGGTCAACGCGCTCTACCGGCTCCGCGCCGCCCAGGGAATCCTCGGCCTGAAGAAGAAGTACGGCGACGCGAGGCTGGAGGCCGCCTGCGCGAGGGCCATCACGGTCGGAGATCCGTCCTACCGAACCATCAAGGGCATCCTGATCGCCGGC
- a CDS encoding NADPH-dependent F420 reductase has protein sequence MKIGVLGTGNMADALATHWVRAGHEVFVGGRDEQKAHRLAMRIGGAAGHGSLQAAVSFGEVVLAALPYGAGADVVREHESALKGKVLLDCANPVGPGFRLLTEGGPSAARRLAAAAPGVHVVKAFNLCHEDVWRMNPPVFDGQPLTVPICGDDEAALALTRKLVRDTGCEPVAGGGLDRAGLLEATAALFIGLWVAEQADVRAIAPPLAYATGPRAERA, from the coding sequence ATGAAGATCGGTGTGCTGGGAACGGGGAACATGGCGGACGCACTGGCCACGCACTGGGTGCGGGCCGGGCACGAGGTGTTCGTCGGAGGCCGGGACGAGCAGAAGGCCCACCGGCTCGCGATGCGCATCGGGGGCGCTGCGGGGCACGGGAGCCTGCAGGCGGCGGTCAGTTTCGGCGAGGTGGTGCTGGCCGCGCTGCCGTACGGCGCGGGAGCGGACGTCGTTCGGGAGCATGAGTCGGCGCTGAAGGGGAAGGTCCTGCTCGACTGCGCCAATCCTGTCGGGCCCGGCTTCCGGCTGCTGACGGAAGGCGGCCCCTCGGCGGCCCGCCGACTGGCTGCGGCGGCACCGGGCGTGCACGTCGTCAAGGCGTTCAACCTCTGCCACGAGGACGTGTGGCGGATGAACCCGCCGGTCTTCGACGGCCAGCCCCTGACCGTTCCGATCTGCGGGGACGACGAGGCGGCACTCGCACTGACACGCAAGCTGGTGCGCGACACGGGCTGTGAGCCAGTGGCCGGGGGCGGACTGGACCGCGCCGGGCTGCTGGAGGCGACCGCCGCGCTGTTCATCGGACTGTGGGTGGCGGAGCAGGCAGACGTACGGGCGATCGCGCCGCCGTTGGCCTATGCGACAGGTCCGCGAGCCGAGAGGGCGTGA
- a CDS encoding Mu transposase domain-containing protein: protein MSTEFGLFEGPWMLTWEEDVDAHALRRQGWSISAIARHLGHDRKTIRAYLNGERVSGYRRQSPDAFMPFLEYCWQRLSDDPHLWASTLFDEVVELGYSGGYSTFTRALRRYKARPHCEPCRASSGRDVAIIAHPPGEEIQFDWVELPDPPAEWGVGTNAHLLVGALAHSGRWRAVLAEAETFPHLVQSIDAVLRRLGGTARRWRFDRMATVCHPPTGRILPAFAAVAKYYGAGIDICPPRRGNRKGVVEKANHSAAQRWWRTVPDGISIEAGQNGVDKLAVQMDSRKRKLDGASTTVAALAEAEPLLDLPTRPFPAELEQTRVVSPQGLVSFAGNYYSVPPGLTGAHVTVRIRLGEDDLHVVTAGRAVIAHHRRAPDGAGQTIRDAGHVIALERAVLASFSDKAPCRTKVRRPPSAAAQAEAEKLRGRPETDVANRVVIDLSHYAAVADRLRQAPTHEDQERESE from the coding sequence GTGAGCACGGAGTTCGGCCTGTTTGAAGGGCCCTGGATGCTCACCTGGGAGGAAGACGTGGATGCTCACGCACTGCGTCGCCAGGGCTGGTCGATCTCGGCGATCGCCCGGCACCTGGGGCACGACCGCAAGACGATCCGCGCCTACTTGAACGGCGAGCGAGTCTCCGGCTATCGACGTCAATCGCCGGACGCGTTCATGCCCTTCTTGGAGTACTGCTGGCAACGGCTGAGCGATGACCCCCATTTGTGGGCCTCGACGCTCTTCGACGAAGTGGTGGAACTCGGCTATTCGGGCGGCTACTCAACCTTCACCCGGGCTCTGCGGCGATACAAGGCGCGACCCCACTGCGAACCATGCCGGGCTTCGAGCGGCCGCGACGTGGCGATCATCGCGCATCCTCCGGGCGAGGAGATCCAGTTCGACTGGGTCGAGCTCCCGGATCCGCCCGCGGAGTGGGGCGTCGGCACCAACGCGCATCTCCTCGTCGGCGCCCTGGCCCACTCAGGACGATGGCGGGCCGTGCTCGCGGAGGCGGAGACCTTCCCGCACTTGGTTCAGTCCATCGATGCCGTGCTGCGGCGCCTGGGCGGAACGGCCCGGCGATGGCGCTTCGACCGGATGGCCACCGTCTGTCACCCGCCGACCGGACGGATTCTTCCGGCGTTCGCCGCCGTCGCGAAGTACTACGGAGCCGGCATCGACATCTGCCCGCCCCGGCGGGGCAACCGCAAGGGCGTCGTTGAGAAGGCCAACCACTCAGCGGCCCAACGCTGGTGGCGAACCGTCCCGGACGGCATCAGCATCGAGGCAGGCCAGAACGGCGTGGACAAGCTGGCCGTCCAGATGGACAGCCGCAAACGCAAGCTCGACGGAGCCTCGACCACGGTCGCCGCGCTCGCCGAAGCCGAGCCGCTGCTGGACCTGCCGACCCGCCCATTCCCCGCCGAGCTGGAGCAGACCCGCGTCGTCAGCCCGCAAGGACTCGTCTCCTTCGCCGGCAACTACTACTCCGTCCCGCCCGGGCTGACCGGCGCCCACGTCACGGTCCGGATCCGCCTCGGCGAGGACGACCTGCACGTGGTCACCGCCGGCCGCGCGGTCATCGCCCACCACCGCCGGGCACCGGACGGAGCCGGGCAGACCATCCGGGACGCCGGACACGTCATTGCCCTCGAACGAGCCGTTCTCGCCTCGTTCTCCGACAAGGCTCCCTGCCGCACCAAGGTCCGCCGGCCCCCGTCGGCTGCGGCCCAGGCGGAAGCCGAAAAGCTTCGCGGCCGACCTGAAACAGACGTCGCGAACCGGGTCGTCATCGACCTGTCTCACTACGCCGCCGTCGCCGACCGGCTCCGGCAGGCCCCCACCCACGAAGACCAGGAGCGTGAGAGTGAGTGA